A single genomic interval of Spirosoma linguale DSM 74 harbors:
- a CDS encoding NADH:flavin oxidoreductase/NADH oxidase (PFAM: NADH:flavin oxidoreductase/NADH oxidase~KEGG: gsu:GSU1371 oxidoreductase, FAD/FMN-binding), whose translation MSVLFSPLTIRSIQLKNRIVVSPMCQYSSEDGFATDWHLVHLGSRAVGGAALIITEAAAISPEGRISPNDLGIWKDEHKDGLKRITQFIQQQGSVAGIQLAHAGRKASTQRPWDGGKAIAPTETTGWQTVAPSAIPFSEGSPEPLALTDEGIEKVRADFTLAAQRSLDAGFQVVEIHAAHGYLLHQFLSPLSNHRTDAYGGSFENRIRLLLEVIERVQAVWPSTLPLFVRISATDWTEGGWTIDDSVRLAGVLKDKGVDVIDCSTGGNVAHARIPLSPGYQVAFSEQIKQQAGIQTAAVGLITNAAQAEAILTNGQADLILLAREFLRDPHFSLHAAHELGEDIPWPVQYERAKPR comes from the coding sequence ATGTCTGTTCTTTTTTCACCGCTTACCATCCGCAGTATCCAGCTCAAAAATCGCATCGTAGTGTCGCCCATGTGTCAATATTCCAGTGAAGACGGTTTTGCAACGGACTGGCATCTTGTACACTTGGGTAGCCGGGCCGTTGGCGGAGCCGCGCTGATTATTACTGAAGCCGCTGCCATATCGCCGGAAGGGCGCATATCGCCTAATGATCTTGGCATCTGGAAAGATGAACATAAGGACGGCTTAAAGCGAATTACTCAGTTTATTCAGCAACAGGGATCTGTGGCAGGTATTCAACTGGCTCATGCCGGACGGAAGGCCAGTACGCAGCGGCCCTGGGACGGAGGGAAAGCCATTGCACCTACCGAGACAACCGGCTGGCAAACGGTGGCTCCCAGCGCCATTCCCTTCAGTGAAGGCAGTCCCGAACCGCTGGCATTAACCGATGAAGGTATCGAAAAGGTACGTGCCGACTTTACACTGGCTGCTCAGCGCTCGCTGGACGCAGGCTTTCAGGTTGTCGAAATTCACGCAGCTCACGGGTATTTGCTCCACCAGTTCTTGTCGCCGTTGAGTAATCACCGCACCGATGCCTACGGTGGTTCGTTCGAGAATCGCATTCGGTTGTTACTCGAAGTGATTGAACGCGTCCAAGCAGTGTGGCCGTCGACGTTGCCGCTGTTTGTGCGTATATCGGCTACGGACTGGACGGAAGGTGGCTGGACAATTGACGATTCGGTGCGGTTAGCGGGTGTCCTCAAAGACAAAGGCGTAGATGTTATCGACTGTTCAACGGGTGGCAATGTAGCCCATGCCCGAATTCCGCTGAGTCCCGGTTATCAGGTTGCGTTTTCCGAGCAGATTAAGCAACAGGCAGGCATACAAACGGCCGCCGTAGGGTTGATTACGAATGCTGCACAGGCTGAGGCTATCCTAACAAATGGGCAGGCTGACTTGATTTTGCTGGCGCGTGAGTTTTTGCGCGATCCGCATTTTTCACTTCATGCGGCTCATGAGTTAGGCGAAGATATACCGTGGCCGGTACAGTACGAGCGTGCCAAACCCCGCTGA
- a CDS encoding MAP1A; microtubule-associated protein 1A ; K10429 microtubule-associated protein 1 (KEGG: MAP1A; microtubule-associated protein 1A ; K10429   microtubule-associated protein 1), whose product MKKVLFALAAVALTMTAVQAQDSKMKKKADVVEAKAEVAGDKAALEVNKAERKAAKMTGDKDALKAARKDRVKKEGELIKDRAKKDVKVVKEKI is encoded by the coding sequence ATGAAAAAAGTACTTTTCGCCCTTGCTGCTGTTGCGCTAACCATGACCGCCGTGCAGGCTCAGGACAGTAAGATGAAGAAAAAAGCGGATGTTGTTGAAGCAAAAGCTGAAGTAGCTGGCGATAAAGCCGCTCTGGAAGTGAATAAAGCTGAGCGGAAAGCCGCCAAGATGACTGGTGACAAAGACGCTCTGAAAGCCGCCCGGAAGGATCGGGTGAAAAAAGAAGGCGAACTGATTAAAGACCGCGCCAAAAAAGACGTGAAAGTCGTAAAGGAGAAGATCTAA
- a CDS encoding short-chain dehydrogenase/reductase SDR (PFAM: short-chain dehydrogenase/reductase SDR; KR domain protein~KEGG: mxa:MXAN_1405 short chain dehydrogenase/reductase family oxidoreductase), which produces MNVSLPTKALLWGIAGIGAWTAVKAALGQKRKIDFRRKTVLITGGSRGLGLELARLLAQEGANLALLARDTDELDRAKVELEQSGVSVYTLVCDVTDKSQVEHAAENVRQALGPVDVLINNAGTIIVTPYEHATEDDFRLAMDTHFWASFHMINAVLPQMLARSTTNSPAGMAGRIVNITSIGGKLAVPHLLPYSTSKFAMVGYSEGLRAELLNKGIYVTTVVPGLMRTGSPRNAIFKGQNEKEYAAFKISDSMPFFTIDSTDAARQIVEACRYGEAERTITLSAKVGAVLQGSAPNLMAETMAIVNSMVPDPGGIGEQRAKGKESETALSESFLTTLTDQAAERNNEFGS; this is translated from the coding sequence ATGAATGTGTCACTTCCAACAAAAGCACTGCTCTGGGGCATTGCCGGTATAGGTGCATGGACGGCCGTTAAAGCGGCTCTGGGCCAGAAACGTAAAATTGACTTTCGCAGAAAAACGGTTTTGATCACCGGTGGTTCACGGGGGCTCGGCCTCGAACTGGCCCGGCTGCTGGCGCAGGAAGGCGCTAACCTGGCCCTGTTGGCCCGCGATACTGACGAACTCGACCGCGCCAAAGTGGAACTGGAACAATCCGGTGTTTCGGTGTATACGCTGGTGTGCGACGTTACGGACAAAAGTCAGGTTGAACATGCTGCGGAAAACGTTCGGCAGGCACTTGGTCCGGTCGATGTGCTCATCAATAATGCCGGTACCATCATTGTGACGCCTTACGAACACGCTACAGAAGATGATTTCCGGCTGGCGATGGATACGCATTTCTGGGCTTCGTTCCACATGATCAATGCCGTACTACCTCAAATGCTGGCGCGGAGTACAACCAATAGCCCCGCAGGCATGGCAGGCCGCATTGTGAACATAACCTCGATTGGCGGAAAGCTGGCCGTTCCGCATCTGCTTCCTTATTCAACGAGTAAGTTCGCCATGGTCGGCTATTCAGAAGGGTTACGGGCGGAGTTGCTCAACAAAGGTATTTACGTGACTACCGTCGTGCCTGGTCTTATGCGTACCGGCAGTCCGCGAAATGCTATTTTTAAAGGGCAGAATGAGAAAGAGTATGCGGCTTTCAAGATTAGTGACTCCATGCCGTTTTTCACCATAGACTCTACGGATGCAGCCCGTCAGATCGTGGAGGCCTGTCGGTATGGCGAAGCCGAACGAACCATTACGTTATCTGCTAAAGTAGGTGCCGTTCTTCAGGGTTCGGCACCAAATCTGATGGCCGAAACAATGGCTATCGTTAATTCGATGGTGCCCGATCCCGGTGGCATCGGTGAGCAGCGGGCAAAAGGTAAAGAAAGCGAAACGGCCCTTTCTGAATCGTTTTTAACAACTCTTACCGATCAGGCTGCCGAACGTAACAACGAATTCGGGAGCTAA
- a CDS encoding Cupin 2 conserved barrel domain protein (PFAM: Cupin 2 conserved barrel domain protein~KEGG: rlt:Rleg2_5757 allantoin catabolism protein), producing the protein MKLVVAFLLALGLFIKPDPTQPIVSKTYGWAQAPVTRKTASEQRAILEGTSTDFSHIEIHATTLPPHQAPHPAHKHDDEELIIIKEGKLTVTIAGKTKTLGAGSIALMMPGDEHGFDNQSDAPATYYVMRYAAKEPADAERGKKAGGSFWIDWNDVAFQPHDKGGIRRMFDRATAMSKRFEMHVTTLNQGLWSHPPHTHRAAEILLMVDNSAQESIDGKLHPATIGDLIFLESNVPHAIQNTGNKPCTYFAFQFE; encoded by the coding sequence ATGAAACTAGTCGTCGCCTTCCTGCTCGCCCTTGGTTTATTCATCAAACCGGACCCTACGCAGCCCATTGTTTCCAAAACTTACGGCTGGGCTCAGGCACCCGTAACCCGGAAAACGGCCTCCGAACAACGGGCTATTCTGGAGGGCACCTCAACCGATTTCAGCCACATCGAAATTCATGCGACTACGCTCCCACCCCATCAGGCTCCACACCCGGCGCACAAACACGATGACGAAGAACTCATCATTATCAAAGAAGGGAAACTAACCGTTACCATTGCGGGGAAAACCAAGACACTGGGCGCCGGAAGTATAGCCTTGATGATGCCCGGCGACGAACATGGCTTCGACAACCAGAGCGATGCACCCGCTACCTATTACGTCATGCGTTATGCAGCCAAGGAGCCAGCGGATGCCGAACGGGGCAAAAAAGCGGGTGGCTCGTTCTGGATCGACTGGAACGATGTAGCCTTTCAACCGCACGATAAAGGCGGTATCCGGCGCATGTTCGACCGGGCTACGGCCATGTCGAAACGATTCGAGATGCACGTCACGACGCTTAACCAGGGCTTATGGAGCCATCCGCCCCATACGCATCGAGCGGCCGAAATTCTGTTGATGGTCGATAATTCGGCGCAGGAAAGTATTGACGGCAAGCTACATCCGGCCACCATTGGCGACCTTATCTTTCTGGAATCCAACGTGCCCCACGCAATTCAGAATACAGGCAACAAGCCCTGTACCTACTTTGCTTTTCAGTTTGAGTGA
- a CDS encoding Alpha/beta hydrolase fold-3 domain protein (PFAM: Alpha/beta hydrolase fold-3 domain protein~KEGG: bmj:BMULJ_05677 putative esterase/lipase) — translation MFAPTLPDTSMPRIFNMFIIRLLWQIPTGLFLVVVLFLSINEYAAARPSRRIKDIPYVATNASGTDAERHLLDVYTPRKATSAGKMPVVMFIHGGSWNSGSKNLYTFIGRRLAKQGVVAVIINYRLSPAVLVPAMADDCAEAVRWTTQHIAEYGGDPDRIFVMGHSAGAGLAALLATDSRLFAKLGITKNPVKGAILDDPAGLDMFDYLTRMEYPNDEQYLISYGKDPAVWRSVSPMYFVSDATPHMLLYTGGRTYPSITSSSQRFIERLKEHNVKYDYKVLPGKKHVAMVTQLFWQHNLIYQELLTFVGADK, via the coding sequence ATGTTTGCACCTACACTACCTGACACCTCCATGCCGAGGATTTTTAACATGTTCATTATTCGCCTGCTCTGGCAAATTCCAACAGGACTTTTTCTTGTCGTTGTTCTCTTCTTGTCTATCAACGAATATGCTGCCGCCCGGCCCAGTCGGCGCATAAAAGATATTCCTTATGTAGCCACAAATGCTTCCGGCACCGATGCAGAGCGGCATTTGCTGGATGTGTACACGCCCCGAAAAGCAACGTCTGCGGGCAAAATGCCGGTGGTCATGTTCATTCACGGGGGGAGCTGGAATAGCGGCAGTAAAAATCTGTACACGTTTATCGGGCGTCGACTGGCGAAACAGGGTGTTGTGGCGGTGATTATCAACTACCGGCTCTCGCCCGCTGTGCTGGTGCCTGCCATGGCCGACGATTGTGCGGAGGCTGTTCGCTGGACTACGCAACACATCGCCGAATACGGTGGAGATCCTGACCGTATTTTCGTGATGGGCCACTCGGCGGGTGCGGGACTGGCCGCCCTGCTGGCTACCGACAGTCGGTTATTTGCTAAGCTGGGTATAACCAAAAATCCTGTGAAGGGGGCCATTCTTGATGATCCCGCCGGACTGGATATGTTCGATTACCTCACCAGAATGGAGTATCCGAATGATGAGCAGTACCTGATTTCCTATGGGAAAGACCCGGCTGTCTGGCGTAGCGTGTCGCCCATGTATTTTGTCAGCGATGCCACACCGCATATGCTGCTGTATACCGGTGGCCGTACCTACCCGAGCATTACGAGCAGTTCCCAACGTTTTATCGAACGGCTGAAAGAGCATAACGTGAAATACGACTATAAGGTATTACCGGGGAAGAAACACGTTGCTATGGTGACGCAACTGTTCTGGCAGCACAATCTTATTTATCAGGAACTGCTGACGTTTGTAGGCGCTGATAAATGA
- a CDS encoding hypothetical protein (KEGG: mlo:mlr2180 hypothetical protein): protein MKSFLGILIVSVLLTACSPSGDAVNVQDLNRQFIDAWNNKNADKITSLMADDVDFLQGNVHYKGKSEVSQKWVQATLPTLANLKTNVISSASDTHTAYEAGTFAVDVLTNLPDQPRAFGEGNFMLLWKKGDDGTWKLSYAQLEDLPVQAKN from the coding sequence ATGAAATCTTTTCTTGGAATACTCATCGTTTCCGTGCTGTTGACAGCTTGTTCACCATCGGGCGATGCTGTTAACGTTCAGGACCTCAACCGGCAGTTTATCGACGCCTGGAATAACAAGAACGCGGATAAAATAACGTCACTCATGGCCGATGATGTGGATTTTCTTCAGGGAAATGTCCATTATAAAGGTAAGTCGGAGGTGAGCCAGAAATGGGTTCAGGCTACGTTACCTACGTTGGCGAACCTGAAAACGAACGTGATCAGCTCGGCTTCCGATACGCACACTGCTTATGAAGCAGGTACCTTCGCCGTTGATGTGCTAACTAATTTGCCCGACCAGCCCCGTGCCTTTGGCGAAGGAAACTTCATGCTCCTCTGGAAGAAAGGGGATGATGGAACCTGGAAGCTCAGCTACGCACAATTAGAGGATTTGCCCGTACAGGCCAAAAATTAG
- a CDS encoding 17 kDa surface antigen (PFAM: 17 kDa surface antigen~KEGG: reu:Reut_A1772 17 kDa surface antigen-like protein), translated as MRTIQHTAIALILVGILGQSMETKAQGLAPQTKGAAIGAGVGAAAGAIINKRNRAVGGVIGGLAGGAGGYVIGKNGKKRWSPQAKGTAIGAGVGGAAGAIINKRNRVVGGVIGGVAGGAAGYAIGKIKDNKNKEAARVAAANRATAEERAAAERRAAERAAGHTGTADSKPMVASAPAKGTNKKAVQPVAMLAANPTTPAYMMNAGFLENETYGDPSAPYGTSEYRRKSW; from the coding sequence ATGAGAACGATTCAACATACGGCCATTGCTCTGATACTCGTTGGTATCCTTGGCCAGTCGATGGAAACAAAAGCACAGGGCCTGGCCCCGCAAACGAAAGGTGCCGCTATTGGTGCCGGTGTTGGGGCAGCCGCAGGCGCTATTATCAACAAACGAAATCGCGCCGTTGGGGGTGTCATCGGCGGGCTTGCCGGTGGTGCCGGTGGGTATGTCATTGGCAAGAACGGTAAAAAGCGGTGGAGCCCACAGGCAAAAGGCACGGCGATTGGTGCCGGGGTAGGTGGCGCGGCTGGCGCCATTATTAACAAACGGAACCGGGTTGTGGGAGGTGTTATTGGTGGCGTAGCAGGTGGAGCCGCCGGGTATGCCATCGGTAAAATTAAAGATAACAAAAATAAAGAAGCGGCTCGTGTCGCTGCCGCCAACCGGGCAACTGCCGAGGAGCGTGCTGCTGCCGAACGAAGAGCAGCTGAAAGAGCGGCCGGACATACCGGAACCGCCGATAGCAAGCCCATGGTGGCTTCTGCCCCGGCCAAAGGAACGAATAAGAAAGCCGTTCAGCCGGTAGCCATGCTGGCCGCCAACCCAACCACGCCCGCCTACATGATGAACGCCGGGTTCCTCGAAAACGAAACTTACGGCGACCCTTCCGCTCCCTACGGAACCTCGGAGTACAGACGTAAAAGCTGGTAA
- a CDS encoding hypothetical protein (KEGG: gur:Gura_2036 fibronectin, type III domain- containing protein) encodes MILIYLYGELCDFVRILRNTIISYKHTPRTHFMNPFSIYTATLRQWLLIVSFFGILSGPAYGQVIYRNTFTGTGDCPTQGNVPIMSSNATGTVLSRSSSLTCDTGADVFNSRGINNTATVNDASYIEFSVTANPGAQLNVTSLSFLRQASAAAPNQLEVRYSTNNFTTSTSWGGAPLTPIVGTSVANSTITWDFPDFSVPPGTTLSFRFYPYGTQRADLAAGASNGSVGTFRLDNVTLNGASPLPVNLVSFTGQSTKNGVTLNWVTAWEEENQGFEIQKSSNAKSFETVGSVEGKYNAQGQSVYEFTDQNVMPSQIYYYRLKQNDRSGASDLSKIIAVRADDNVQKDKAIIFPNPNMGQFTLSGYESVPVTITLYGPSGGEIPIETEERKTRELDVRARTFLPPGLYYLYIKPADYTKTEVLKVLIEP; translated from the coding sequence ATGATTTTAATATACTTATATGGTGAATTGTGTGACTTTGTGCGTATTCTGCGTAATACTATAATCAGTTACAAGCATACCCCAAGAACGCATTTTATGAACCCTTTTTCTATCTACACCGCTACCCTACGCCAATGGTTATTAATCGTTTCTTTTTTCGGGATACTGTCAGGGCCAGCTTATGGCCAGGTAATTTACCGCAATACGTTTACGGGTACTGGAGACTGCCCTACTCAGGGAAATGTGCCAATTATGTCGTCCAATGCAACAGGAACGGTGTTATCGAGGAGTAGTTCTCTAACATGCGACACTGGCGCAGATGTTTTCAACTCTAGAGGAATCAATAATACGGCAACCGTAAATGATGCTTCTTATATCGAGTTTTCAGTTACGGCAAACCCTGGTGCTCAGTTGAACGTAACGTCACTTAGCTTTTTACGGCAGGCCAGTGCAGCAGCACCTAACCAGTTAGAAGTGCGCTATAGTACCAATAATTTTACAACATCGACGAGCTGGGGTGGTGCCCCACTTACACCTATTGTAGGGACTTCTGTTGCTAATTCCACTATTACCTGGGATTTTCCCGATTTCTCAGTGCCTCCGGGTACGACATTGTCGTTTCGGTTTTATCCGTATGGCACCCAGCGGGCCGATTTAGCAGCAGGGGCATCGAATGGGTCTGTCGGTACATTCAGACTGGATAATGTGACGCTGAATGGGGCATCGCCTTTACCCGTCAACTTGGTTTCATTCACGGGCCAGTCCACCAAAAACGGCGTGACGCTCAACTGGGTAACTGCCTGGGAGGAGGAAAATCAGGGCTTCGAGATTCAGAAAAGCAGCAATGCAAAAAGCTTTGAAACGGTGGGCTCAGTGGAGGGTAAATACAATGCGCAAGGGCAATCTGTTTATGAGTTTACAGATCAGAATGTGATGCCCAGCCAGATTTATTATTACCGGCTTAAGCAAAACGACCGAAGTGGCGCGAGCGATTTGTCAAAAATCATTGCCGTGCGGGCAGATGATAATGTGCAGAAAGACAAAGCGATTATATTCCCTAATCCGAACATGGGACAGTTTACTCTTTCCGGTTATGAATCAGTACCTGTTACCATTACCTTGTATGGCCCTAGCGGTGGCGAAATCCCTATAGAAACGGAAGAACGTAAAACGCGTGAGCTTGATGTTCGGGCTCGTACATTTCTGCCGCCTGGCTTGTATTATCTCTATATAAAGCCCGCAGACTATACAAAGACGGAAGTTCTGAAAGTGCTGATTGAGCCTTAG